The following proteins come from a genomic window of Trifolium pratense cultivar HEN17-A07 linkage group LG4, ARS_RC_1.1, whole genome shotgun sequence:
- the LOC123922652 gene encoding ubiquitin C-terminal hydrolase 12-like codes for MENITGWMAPGSKDERRTNTVVAQPEIANTVDRLHVKEPSPFRFTWRIDRFSQKKLKKKKVYSDVFEVGGSKWRLLIFPYGNNVDFLSVYLAVANSYSLPCDWSRHANFSMKVVNQYYYYLSKRKGSLFNLLLKLLHDELRCMYVEHSFMKHRFNERESDWGFRYFIPFDELYNPSRGYLVNDTLVVEVEVEVTCSVDEKEDEDLYTYIKVVQDEDLVEQIGNYIFFDLVDDEKVRSFRVQKKTTFYIFKEEVANEFGIPAQFLRFWLWEKRQNNTYRPSRPLTQIEEAGPVGQFNTVFLEVEHGPGFRLITPLNKRNDDILLFFKLYYPEKEELRYVGKLFVNRTDKPPEILTKLNKLAGYDPDEEINLFEEIRFSPVVMCEPVDKKLTFQQSEVENGDIICFQKASAMDNVKLFRYPDVPSYLKYVSNERSSAFSSSGKESKDEQSSEEQNKNIIDFQQTNCNENTDALESKVKIETIEKIDAMVDEDVIVAIDKVLSEWITISLQYQPSNGGQEKVSKLLQELRNIAFKEDLVKKFKEGLVVHEVNFNAVKEKIDANDDLFSSHQLEQVSVVVNLLNNIVRVFEKLEKLKKERDSAKKSIDQDKEALKETRQKILTSKTSFTNHQTEFDSLDAQIYDLKAKLEELQGERAKIAEVQDQEKDKITSLNKEVKSILHRLVDDQIKLKNVVVKIVEAETNLQNLEKLYQTFKKFPPF; via the exons atggaaaatatcACAGGCTGGATGGCACCAGGAAGCAAAGATGAAAGAAGAACAAATACAG TCGTTGCTCAACCGGAAATTGCCAACACTGTGGATAGATTGCACGTCAAGGAACCTTCTCCTTTTCGGTTCACATGGAGAATTGACAGATTTTCtcagaagaagttgaaaaagaaaaaggtcTATTCAGATGTGTTTGAAGTTGGGGGTTCTAAATG GCGTCTACTTATTTTCCCATATGGGAACAATGTCGACTTTTTGTCCGTGTATTTAGCTGTTGCAAATTCATATAGTTTGCCCTGTGATTGGAGTAGACATGCAAACTTTAGCATGAAAGTAGTTAATCAATACTATTATTACCTATCTAAGAGAAAAGGTAGCCTATTTAATTTGTTACTTAAATTGTTACACGATGAACTACGATGCATGTATGTTGAGCATAGTT TCATGAAGCACCGTTTCAATGAACGAGAAAGTGATTGGGGTTTCAGGTACTTCATACCTTTCGATGAATTGTATAATCCTTCAAGAGGGTATCTTGTGAATGATACTCTTGTAGTTGAAGTTGAAGTTGAAGTAACATGTAGTGTTGAtgagaaagaagatgaagaccTATACACTTATATAAAG GTGGTACAAGATGAAGACCTTGTAGAACAGATTggaaattatatattttttgatctTGTAGACGATGAAAAAGTGAGGAGTTTCCGTGTTCAAAAGAAGACAACCTTTTACATTTTCAAG GAAGAGGTTGCTAACGAGTTTGGCATACCAGCTCAATTCCTGCGCTTTTGGCTATGGGAAAAGCGTCAAAACAATACATATCGTCCTTCAAGGCCATTGACACAAATTGAGGAAGCAGGACCT GTTGGACAATTTAATACGGTGTTTTTGGAAGTGGAGCATGGGCCG GGTTTTCGTCTCATCACACCACTCAATAAGCGCAATGAtgatatattactttttttcaAGTTATATTATCCTGAAAAAGAAGAGCTACG TTATGTTGGAAAGCTCTTTGTGAACCGTACTGATAAGCCACCAGAAATCTTGACAAAGTTAAATAAATTGGCTGGATATGATCCTGATGAAGAGATTAATCTTTTTGAG GAGATTAGGTTTTCGCCAGTTGTCATGTGTGAACCTGTTGACAAGAAATTAACATTTCAACAAAGCGAGGTAGA AAATGGTGATATTATATGCTTTCAAAAAGCTTCTGCAATGGATAATGTGAAACTTTTCCGCTATCCTGATGTGCCTTCATACTTAAAATATGTTAGCA ATGAACGATCATCGGCTTTTTCTTCATCAGGCAAAGAATCTAAAGATGAACAATCATCGGAGgagcaaaacaaaaacattatagACTTTCAACAAACAAATTGTAACGAAAACACCGATGCTCTAGAGTCAAAAGTGAAAATCGAGACCATTGAAAAAATTGATGCTATGGTAGATGAGGATGTCATTGTTGCAATTGACAAAGTTTTATCAGAATGGATTACCATTTCATTACAATATCAGCCTTCTAACGGAGGGCAAGAAAAAGTCTCAAAACTTCTTCAAGAATTGAGGAATATCGCCTTTAAAGAAGACttggttaaaaaatttaaagaaggTCTCGTCGTTCATGAAGTTAACTTCAATGCAGTCAAGGAAAAAATTGACGCTAATGATGACTTGTTTTCCTCTCACCAATTAGAACAAGTCAGCGTCGTTGTCAACCTTCTCAACAATATTGTGAGGGTGTTTGAGAAACTTGAAAAGTTGAAAAAAGAGCGAGACTCGGCTAAGAAGAGCATTGACCAAGATAAAGAAGCATTGAAGGAGACAAGACAGAAAATATTGACCTCAAAGACTTCTTTCACAAACCACCAAACCGAATTCGACTCTCTTGATGCTCAGATTTATGATCTTAAAGCGAAGCTCGAAGAACTCCAAGGTGAAAGGGCCAAAATTGCTGAGGTTCAAGATCAAGAGAAAGATAAGATAACATCTTTGAACAAAGAAGTTA